In a single window of the Mycobacterium bourgelatii genome:
- a CDS encoding ribose-phosphate pyrophosphokinase produces the protein MSDDGYQFQVLNGAGLIEAQAFEVFSYPMGDLTVRPIRDTEAIPGTVQILQIRRSTADWALVKAWSVLVESLFPEQPRVLALGYLPSARGDKDIPSPAVVNATLAAGAGITDIVTVDPHSPVWLAAMRAHGPEIREHVLPLGDIVKSALAANGGASQYLGVISPDKGAVARATGVATALNLPVYTASKNRDPETGHLTRYSLDADLAPGNYLVVDDIFDGGGTFALLAGAAPEGVVLDLWVTHGGFTKPNFSAEARAPYRRIYTTDSLGTAVAASLRDNQIHVITLQPWIAAAVSRLNGAQQLTSTDR, from the coding sequence ATGAGCGACGACGGCTACCAGTTCCAAGTACTCAACGGCGCGGGACTGATCGAGGCACAGGCGTTCGAGGTGTTCTCCTACCCGATGGGAGACCTCACCGTTCGCCCGATACGGGATACCGAAGCGATCCCGGGGACCGTGCAGATCCTGCAGATCCGGCGCAGCACCGCGGACTGGGCGCTCGTCAAGGCGTGGTCTGTACTGGTCGAGAGCTTGTTCCCCGAGCAACCGCGGGTGCTGGCGCTCGGATACCTGCCCAGTGCGCGCGGTGACAAAGACATACCCAGCCCGGCCGTCGTCAACGCAACACTGGCCGCGGGCGCCGGCATCACCGACATCGTCACCGTCGACCCGCACAGCCCCGTCTGGCTGGCGGCCATGCGAGCCCACGGACCGGAGATCCGTGAGCACGTCCTCCCACTCGGCGACATCGTCAAGAGCGCGCTCGCCGCGAACGGGGGTGCGTCGCAATACCTGGGTGTCATCAGCCCCGACAAGGGCGCGGTCGCACGAGCCACGGGCGTGGCCACGGCGCTGAACCTGCCGGTCTACACAGCGAGCAAGAACCGCGACCCAGAAACGGGACACCTCACCCGCTACTCACTCGACGCCGACCTTGCGCCCGGCAATTACCTGGTCGTCGACGATATCTTCGATGGCGGAGGGACTTTCGCACTGCTGGCTGGCGCAGCGCCGGAGGGTGTGGTGCTGGATCTGTGGGTCACTCACGGCGGATTCACCAAGCCGAATTTCTCCGCCGAAGCCCGCGCGCCATACCGCCGCATCTATACCACCGATTCGCTGGGCACCGCGGTGGCAGCCAGCCTGCGGGACAACCAGATTCACGTGATCACACTCCAACCCTGGATCGCCGCGGCTGTGAGCCGCCTCAACGGCGCGCAGCAGCTGACCTCAACCGACCGATGA
- a CDS encoding nicotinate phosphoribosyltransferase — protein sequence MTTQLRRQDSDMNDAVNRVVDTLLATDAYKLDHRRQYPDGTEVVFSNLTARGTRIPGVDVTVFFGLQALLTQITERWNEFFSLDAKALDAVLAKYDSIVTGLLGSNDVGTEHFRTLHEIGHLPLRVKAFREGALVPLRVPYFTIENTDPRAFWLTNYLETELSAELWQPITSATIAWRNRTLLDERAEASGDPDAVDFQGHDFSCRGMAGMYAAAASSAGHLLSFRGTDTLSAIRYVERFYPGDNGIVANSCPATEHSVMCAGGRDTEFGTFERLLDLYPSGIVSIVSDTYDLWQVCTDFLPRLKEKIAARDGKVVIRPDSGDPELILCGDPNAPEGSPARRGVVNLLADEFGTVVNDKGFRDLAPQVGAIYGDSINFERADAITANLIRQGFASTAVVFGYGSFTYQYQTRDTFKMAMKATWVQINGEGRDIQKDPVTDDGTKKSATGRLAVRRSPDGLPYLIEHANADEEANQELQLVYENGNLLRQLSFAEVRDELQRETKLYRSRTS from the coding sequence ATGACCACACAACTACGCAGACAGGATTCCGACATGAACGACGCCGTCAACCGCGTTGTGGACACACTGCTGGCGACCGATGCGTACAAACTGGATCACCGGCGGCAGTACCCGGACGGCACCGAAGTGGTGTTCTCCAACCTCACGGCGCGTGGCACCCGAATTCCGGGCGTCGATGTGACTGTCTTCTTCGGGCTACAGGCTCTGCTCACCCAGATCACCGAGCGGTGGAACGAATTCTTCAGCCTCGACGCCAAGGCCTTGGATGCGGTGCTGGCAAAGTACGACAGCATCGTCACAGGACTGCTGGGCAGCAATGACGTTGGCACGGAACACTTCCGAACGCTACACGAAATCGGGCACCTTCCCCTACGGGTCAAAGCCTTCCGTGAGGGCGCCCTGGTCCCGTTGCGGGTCCCGTACTTCACGATCGAGAACACCGACCCGCGGGCGTTCTGGCTGACGAACTACCTGGAGACCGAACTCTCCGCAGAGCTGTGGCAGCCGATCACCAGCGCAACCATCGCCTGGCGAAACCGCACCCTGCTCGACGAGCGTGCCGAAGCCTCCGGTGATCCCGACGCCGTCGACTTCCAAGGTCACGACTTCTCCTGCAGGGGAATGGCGGGCATGTACGCCGCCGCCGCTAGCAGTGCCGGACATCTGCTGAGCTTCCGCGGCACCGATACCCTGTCCGCGATCCGATACGTCGAGCGCTTCTACCCGGGCGACAACGGCATCGTCGCCAATTCCTGCCCGGCCACCGAGCACAGCGTCATGTGCGCGGGCGGCCGTGACACCGAATTCGGCACATTCGAAAGGCTTTTGGATCTCTACCCCAGCGGCATCGTGTCCATCGTGTCCGACACCTACGACCTTTGGCAGGTGTGCACCGATTTTCTGCCCCGACTGAAGGAGAAGATCGCGGCACGGGACGGAAAGGTCGTCATCCGGCCCGACAGCGGCGATCCCGAGCTGATCCTGTGCGGTGACCCCAATGCGCCGGAGGGCAGCCCGGCACGTCGGGGCGTGGTGAACCTGCTGGCCGACGAGTTCGGCACCGTCGTCAACGACAAAGGATTTCGGGACCTCGCCCCGCAGGTTGGCGCGATCTACGGCGACTCGATCAACTTCGAGCGCGCCGATGCGATCACGGCCAACCTGATCCGACAGGGATTCGCCTCCACCGCAGTCGTATTCGGATACGGCAGCTTCACCTACCAATACCAGACGCGCGACACATTCAAGATGGCGATGAAGGCGACGTGGGTGCAGATCAACGGGGAAGGCCGAGACATCCAAAAGGACCCCGTCACCGACGACGGGACGAAGAAGTCCGCCACCGGCCGCTTGGCGGTCCGGCGATCCCCGGACGGCCTTCCGTACTTGATCGAGCACGCAAACGCCGACGAGGAAGCAAATCAAGAACTACAGCTGGTCTACGAAAACGGGAATCTGCTGCGGCAGTTGTCATTTGCCGAGGTGCGGGACGAACTGCAGCGCGAGACAAAGCTTTACCGCAGCCGCACCAGCTGA
- a CDS encoding NUDIX domain-containing protein: MSSLRETNLVYKGGNHPLHGTWLSVDLVALTQDVDVVRIALITRAGEPHRGATTLPGGLLAAWNQETVEQAARRIAREKVGAEIVGGVAILDVVSDPGRDERGHTVSIVVGVRIPAGTPGALRIDDVPDDMPFGHSPMVRAALAKIRTGLFTDPTLTYALLGESTTMAEAMALARACDPDASESTIGSRLRRCGMYHPDHSRRRETGAGRPALVFTRTLKAS; encoded by the coding sequence ATGAGTTCGCTACGAGAAACAAACCTGGTCTACAAGGGCGGGAACCACCCCCTCCACGGCACCTGGCTTTCGGTCGATTTGGTGGCCCTGACCCAGGATGTCGACGTTGTCCGCATCGCGCTGATCACCCGCGCGGGCGAGCCGCACCGAGGCGCGACGACCCTGCCCGGAGGCCTGTTGGCGGCCTGGAATCAAGAGACGGTGGAACAGGCCGCGCGCCGGATTGCCCGGGAGAAGGTGGGCGCCGAGATTGTCGGTGGCGTAGCGATTCTGGACGTGGTCAGTGATCCGGGCCGCGACGAACGCGGGCACACCGTCTCCATCGTGGTCGGAGTTCGGATTCCCGCCGGCACACCGGGCGCGCTTCGAATCGATGACGTCCCTGACGACATGCCGTTCGGGCATTCACCGATGGTTCGCGCCGCCCTGGCCAAGATCCGCACCGGGCTGTTTACCGATCCAACGTTGACCTACGCGCTGCTCGGCGAAAGCACCACCATGGCGGAGGCCATGGCACTGGCCAGGGCCTGCGACCCCGACGCGAGTGAGAGCACCATCGGGTCACGCCTCCGCCGCTGCGGCATGTATCACCCGGACCACAGTCGTCGTCGCGAAACCGGCGCCGGCAGACCAGCTCTCGTCTTCACCAGGACACTCAAGGCAAGTTAG
- a CDS encoding NUDIX hydrolase, with translation MPYDPKDYPPVAVSVDLVALTIRDDELCALVVQRGEEPYAGWWALPGGFVRPDEDLDEAAARELQEETGVSAARLHLEQLASYGAPQRDPRMRVITVAYLGLAPDLPRPAAGGDAAGARWAPVSELLTSRLAFDHRQILTDGVERARAKLEYTPLATTFCPAEFTVADLRRIYEIVWNTKLDSRNFHRKVTGTAGFLEPTGRTTTRDGGRPAQLYRPGNLRLLHPPMTRASNLP, from the coding sequence GTGCCTTACGATCCGAAGGACTATCCGCCGGTCGCGGTGTCCGTCGACCTCGTGGCGTTGACGATCCGGGACGACGAGTTGTGCGCCTTGGTCGTCCAGCGCGGAGAGGAGCCCTACGCGGGCTGGTGGGCGCTGCCCGGCGGATTCGTCCGCCCTGACGAGGATCTCGACGAGGCTGCCGCGCGTGAACTGCAGGAGGAGACCGGGGTGTCCGCTGCCCGCCTGCATCTGGAACAGCTAGCCAGTTACGGTGCGCCGCAACGTGATCCTCGGATGCGGGTGATCACCGTCGCGTACCTGGGCCTGGCGCCCGACCTGCCGCGGCCGGCCGCAGGCGGCGATGCTGCCGGCGCACGCTGGGCACCGGTATCCGAACTGTTGACCAGCCGGCTCGCCTTCGATCACCGACAGATCCTGACCGACGGTGTCGAGCGCGCACGGGCCAAGCTCGAGTACACCCCCCTCGCGACCACCTTCTGCCCAGCTGAGTTCACCGTGGCCGACTTGCGGCGGATCTACGAGATCGTCTGGAACACCAAGCTGGACAGTCGAAACTTCCACCGCAAGGTCACCGGTACCGCGGGGTTCCTCGAACCCACCGGGCGGACGACCACCCGCGATGGTGGTCGCCCGGCGCAGCTTTACCGACCGGGCAACCTGCGTCTGCTGCACCCGCCGATGACGCGTGCGTCTAACTTGCCTTGA
- a CDS encoding SPFH domain-containing protein: MAVITRYPLLRHLRAEQTAHVRAVRRGKLAHDGPGLAFWFLPLTAAMSEIPLDDRELPLLFRGRTSDFQEVTIQATVTYRIVDPTLAAQRIDFSIDTETGNWRSAPLEQVGGILTESAQQHGLDLLARTTLTAVLADGISAVRDRVTNGLAGDTRLAETGIAVLGVRVVAIRPEAEVERALQTPTREQVQQEADRATFERRALAVERERAIGENEMQTKIELARRREELVAQDGINDRLKTQEVWAAEAIATEARARRDVQLAEVKAQAIRLVGDAKAAAESARLAAYRDLSEATLLGLAVKELAASLPKIEHLVLTPDLLAPVLARLGGAAQ; the protein is encoded by the coding sequence ATGGCCGTCATCACCCGCTACCCACTGCTACGTCACCTACGGGCCGAGCAGACGGCCCACGTCCGGGCGGTGCGCAGAGGCAAGCTCGCGCACGACGGGCCGGGGTTGGCATTCTGGTTTCTGCCACTGACCGCGGCGATGTCCGAGATTCCGCTCGACGACCGAGAACTGCCGCTGTTATTTCGCGGCAGGACAAGCGATTTCCAGGAAGTGACCATCCAGGCCACCGTGACGTATCGCATCGTCGATCCGACGCTGGCCGCGCAGCGTATCGACTTTTCCATCGACACCGAAACCGGCAACTGGCGGTCGGCGCCCCTGGAACAGGTTGGCGGGATACTTACCGAATCCGCTCAGCAGCACGGCCTGGACTTGCTGGCACGCACCACGTTGACTGCGGTTCTGGCGGACGGGATCAGCGCGGTACGAGATCGAGTGACGAACGGCCTGGCCGGCGACACCCGGCTCGCCGAGACGGGCATCGCGGTGTTGGGTGTTCGGGTGGTGGCGATACGCCCCGAGGCAGAGGTGGAACGCGCGCTGCAGACCCCGACCCGGGAACAGGTGCAGCAGGAGGCGGACCGCGCGACGTTCGAACGCCGCGCGCTGGCCGTGGAGCGCGAACGGGCCATCGGTGAGAATGAAATGCAGACCAAGATCGAATTGGCCCGTCGCAGGGAGGAATTGGTTGCGCAGGACGGCATCAACGACCGCCTGAAAACCCAGGAAGTCTGGGCGGCCGAAGCGATCGCCACCGAAGCTCGTGCCCGCCGAGACGTACAACTGGCCGAGGTGAAGGCCCAAGCCATTCGGCTGGTCGGCGACGCGAAGGCCGCGGCCGAATCCGCGCGACTGGCCGCCTACCGTGACTTGTCCGAGGCCACCCTATTGGGCCTGGCGGTCAAGGAGCTCGCCGCGAGCCTGCCCAAGATCGAGCACTTGGTGTTGACGCCGGACCTGCTGGCGCCGGTGCTGGCCCGCCTTGGGGGAGCTGCCCAATGA
- a CDS encoding NAD(+)/NADH kinase → MTLPPRAILVHRRTELDDALARHGTHGQAAFFLSSRGRSIDELEARHRRTQAALATVAAAIPTDWRRGRVERQDLSRFLFEPNDVVVVVGQDGLVANVAKYLDGQPVIGVNPERDRNAGVLVPHTPDNAVALIRPAAEGAADVEPRTMVAADTDDGQQLLAVNEIFVGHVSHQTARYTIKLADGRAERQASSGLIVSTGTGATGWCRSVWEERHSSIALPGPTESRLAWFVREAWPSPATGTSLVEGELAAATLTVDVESDRLVVFGDGIESDALAVSWGQRLSLRLAQQRLRLVR, encoded by the coding sequence ATGACATTGCCCCCGAGAGCGATCCTGGTGCACCGACGTACCGAGCTCGACGATGCGCTGGCCCGACACGGCACCCATGGGCAGGCCGCGTTCTTTCTGTCCAGCCGGGGGCGCAGCATCGATGAGCTCGAAGCGCGGCACCGGCGCACTCAAGCGGCCCTTGCCACCGTCGCCGCGGCGATTCCGACCGACTGGCGTCGCGGCCGCGTCGAACGCCAAGACCTGTCCCGATTTCTGTTCGAGCCCAACGACGTCGTCGTCGTGGTCGGCCAGGACGGGCTGGTGGCCAATGTTGCGAAATATCTCGACGGCCAGCCGGTGATCGGCGTCAACCCCGAACGGGATCGCAACGCCGGCGTGCTGGTGCCACACACGCCCGACAACGCCGTTGCGCTGATCCGGCCCGCGGCGGAAGGTGCCGCCGACGTTGAGCCGCGCACCATGGTCGCGGCGGACACCGACGACGGGCAGCAGCTACTGGCCGTCAACGAGATCTTCGTCGGTCATGTCAGCCATCAAACCGCGCGCTACACAATCAAATTGGCCGACGGACGGGCCGAGCGGCAAGCATCGTCGGGACTGATCGTCTCAACCGGCACCGGCGCGACCGGCTGGTGTCGGTCGGTCTGGGAAGAACGCCATAGCAGTATCGCGTTACCGGGCCCGACCGAGTCCCGGCTCGCGTGGTTCGTTCGTGAGGCCTGGCCGTCGCCCGCCACCGGTACGTCCCTGGTGGAAGGGGAGTTGGCCGCGGCGACGCTGACCGTCGACGTGGAGTCGGACCGCCTGGTGGTGTTCGGCGACGGCATCGAAAGCGACGCTTTGGCGGTCTCGTGGGGACAACGGCTCTCGCTGAGGCTGGCCCAACAGCGGCTGCGCCTGGTGCGTTGA
- a CDS encoding oxygenase MpaB family protein encodes MNTRIDLGPQSLLWRWAGDMRIGFEGGTAGLMQTMHPAIGQGLIDHSNFFDDPVDRVFRSLPGILGAVYAGPTADAIGIEVRDFHRDIKGVLPDGQRYHALSPDTYWWAHATFQVMVHRLAEYWDNHRLTDGEREQLYREGCEWYRRYGMSDSVLPPTLAEFNREYERYCAEVLQPNAASDYLIEFIKRPAIPDMSASRDFPSHPRLRPLANWLLPTLPVRAALAPPMQLVIFGGLPPIVRERFSIRWTKANERSYRAIRAVIRNTWPAVPASLKWHVAARKGWLRELGTVPRRV; translated from the coding sequence GTGAACACCCGTATCGACCTCGGCCCGCAGTCGCTGTTGTGGCGATGGGCCGGTGACATGCGGATCGGTTTCGAAGGCGGAACCGCGGGACTGATGCAAACCATGCACCCGGCGATCGGCCAGGGACTGATAGACCACTCGAACTTCTTCGACGACCCGGTGGATCGGGTATTCCGTTCCCTGCCGGGGATTCTCGGAGCTGTCTATGCCGGTCCCACCGCTGACGCCATCGGGATTGAGGTGCGTGACTTTCACCGTGACATCAAGGGTGTCCTGCCCGACGGGCAGCGCTACCACGCGCTGAGTCCCGACACCTACTGGTGGGCGCACGCGACCTTCCAGGTCATGGTTCATCGGCTTGCTGAGTATTGGGACAATCACCGGCTCACCGATGGTGAACGCGAGCAGCTCTACCGCGAAGGGTGCGAGTGGTACCGCCGCTATGGCATGTCAGACTCGGTGTTGCCGCCGACGCTGGCGGAATTCAATCGCGAATATGAGCGCTACTGCGCAGAGGTGTTGCAGCCCAACGCCGCATCTGACTACCTGATCGAGTTCATCAAGCGCCCGGCGATTCCCGATATGAGCGCCTCGCGCGACTTTCCCAGCCACCCGCGCCTTCGGCCGCTGGCAAATTGGCTGTTGCCCACGTTGCCGGTCCGGGCCGCGCTGGCACCCCCAATGCAGCTGGTGATCTTCGGTGGCCTGCCGCCGATTGTGCGGGAACGCTTTTCGATTCGGTGGACCAAGGCCAATGAGAGAAGCTACCGGGCAATCCGCGCCGTCATCCGTAACACCTGGCCGGCCGTGCCGGCGTCGCTGAAATGGCATGTGGCAGCGCGCAAAGGCTGGCTGCGTGAGTTGGGCACCGTGCCGCGTCGCGTCTAG
- a CDS encoding aconitate hydratase, whose translation MAANVTHKLIESHLVSGELKPGDEIAIRIDQTLTQDATGTLVMQELEALGLDRAQTEVSVQYVDHNLLQTDEKNAEDHEYLRTAAQHFGLWFSKPGNGVSHPTHMQRFGIPGKTMVGSDSHTPAAGSLGMLAIGVGGLEVAVAIAGKPLHLRMPEVWGVRLEGELPQWCSAKDVILEMLRRHDVKGGVNRIIEYYGPGLATLTAMDRHVIANMGAELGATTSVFPSDDAVREFLRAEGREDDWVELLPDDGADYDIDETIDLSELEPLIAKPSSPGNVVPVREVVGEPIAQVVIGSSANPGLRDFAIAAAMVDGRQTSPAVSFDINPTSRQILADLMSMGATTSLVMAGARIHQAGCMGCIGMGQAPATGHNSLRTMPRNFPGRSGTKEDKVWLCSPETAAASALTGVITDPREWAKTEGVDYPTLRIPEKNSINTAMLVPPLEPDEAKDVEPVKGPNISGLPDLEPLPDEFEAPVLLKVGDNISTDEISPAGARALPFRSNIPKLAAFSFTQIDESYPDRAQEADETGHVIVGGDNYGQGSSREHAAIALRQLGLRVVIAKSFARIHWQNLANFGVLALEFVDADDYDSIEQDDTLAFTNLQKALAENEPITIKNVTKDTTFKVCQRLSPRQVDYILAGGLIPQLTREADDG comes from the coding sequence ATGGCGGCCAACGTAACTCATAAGTTGATCGAGTCGCATCTCGTGTCGGGGGAGTTGAAACCGGGTGACGAAATTGCCATCCGGATCGACCAGACGTTGACCCAGGACGCCACCGGCACATTGGTAATGCAGGAACTGGAGGCGCTCGGCCTGGATCGCGCCCAGACTGAAGTGAGCGTGCAGTACGTCGACCACAACTTGCTGCAGACCGACGAAAAGAACGCCGAGGATCACGAGTATCTGCGTACCGCCGCGCAACACTTCGGGCTGTGGTTTTCCAAGCCCGGTAACGGTGTTTCGCATCCGACGCACATGCAGCGCTTCGGCATTCCCGGCAAGACCATGGTCGGCTCCGACTCGCACACCCCCGCGGCGGGTTCACTCGGCATGCTCGCGATCGGGGTCGGCGGCTTGGAAGTGGCGGTCGCCATCGCCGGCAAGCCGTTGCACCTTCGCATGCCCGAGGTGTGGGGGGTTCGGCTGGAAGGTGAACTGCCGCAGTGGTGTTCGGCCAAGGACGTGATCCTGGAAATGCTGCGGCGCCACGATGTCAAGGGTGGGGTTAACCGGATCATCGAGTACTACGGGCCCGGCCTGGCGACTTTGACCGCGATGGACCGGCACGTCATCGCCAACATGGGCGCCGAACTGGGCGCCACCACATCGGTGTTCCCCAGCGACGACGCCGTGCGGGAATTCCTGCGCGCCGAGGGACGCGAGGACGACTGGGTCGAGCTGTTGCCTGACGACGGGGCGGATTACGACATCGACGAAACCATCGACCTTTCCGAGCTGGAGCCTTTGATCGCCAAGCCGTCGTCGCCGGGCAACGTGGTGCCGGTGCGGGAAGTCGTGGGCGAGCCGATAGCTCAGGTGGTCATCGGATCGAGCGCCAACCCCGGTCTGCGTGACTTCGCGATCGCTGCGGCGATGGTCGACGGTCGCCAAACGTCACCGGCCGTCAGCTTCGACATCAACCCCACCTCGCGGCAGATCCTCGCCGACCTGATGTCGATGGGCGCGACGACATCGCTGGTGATGGCTGGCGCCCGGATCCATCAGGCGGGCTGCATGGGCTGCATTGGCATGGGCCAGGCCCCGGCCACGGGACACAACTCGCTACGCACGATGCCGCGCAATTTCCCGGGGCGCTCGGGCACCAAAGAGGACAAGGTGTGGCTGTGTTCGCCCGAGACCGCGGCCGCATCTGCACTGACGGGGGTGATCACCGACCCGCGCGAGTGGGCCAAGACCGAAGGCGTCGACTATCCGACGTTGCGCATTCCCGAGAAGAACAGCATCAACACCGCGATGCTGGTGCCCCCGCTGGAACCGGACGAGGCCAAAGACGTCGAACCGGTGAAGGGTCCCAACATTTCTGGACTACCCGACCTGGAACCGCTGCCCGACGAGTTCGAGGCGCCCGTGCTGTTGAAGGTCGGCGACAACATCTCGACCGACGAGATCTCCCCCGCCGGTGCTCGCGCGTTGCCGTTCCGGTCGAACATTCCGAAGCTCGCGGCGTTCAGCTTCACCCAGATCGACGAGTCCTATCCCGACCGCGCCCAGGAAGCGGACGAGACCGGCCACGTCATCGTCGGTGGCGACAACTACGGCCAGGGCTCCTCGCGCGAGCACGCGGCGATCGCGTTGCGCCAGTTGGGATTGCGGGTGGTGATCGCGAAGTCGTTTGCCCGCATCCATTGGCAGAACCTGGCGAACTTCGGAGTGCTGGCGCTGGAGTTCGTCGATGCGGACGACTACGACAGCATCGAGCAAGACGACACTCTCGCGTTCACGAACCTGCAGAAGGCCCTGGCGGAAAATGAACCCATCACCATCAAGAACGTCACCAAGGACACGACTTTCAAAGTTTGTCAGCGGCTTTCGCCCCGACAGGTCGACTACATCCTGGCCGGTGGACTCATACCTCAATTGACGCGCGAAGCCGATGACGGGTGA
- a CDS encoding 50S ribosomal protein L12, with protein sequence MAMFRGSGGDDDQSERLAQLERRVELLERAVRGYGIPIPVAHEGSSTETVVSSAVRQLVSQGNKLAAIKALVQETGMGLKQAKDIVDRL encoded by the coding sequence ATGGCGATGTTCAGGGGATCGGGTGGTGACGACGACCAGAGCGAGCGACTCGCACAGCTCGAAAGGCGCGTGGAGTTGTTGGAGCGGGCGGTTCGCGGTTACGGGATTCCAATCCCCGTCGCACATGAAGGCTCGTCCACCGAGACTGTGGTGAGTTCCGCGGTGCGACAGCTGGTGTCACAGGGGAACAAGCTCGCAGCCATCAAGGCTCTGGTGCAGGAGACCGGGATGGGTCTCAAGCAAGCCAAGGACATCGTCGACCGGCTCTAG
- a CDS encoding fused (3R)-hydroxyacyl-ACP dehydratase subunits HadA/HadB: MTTAETSALESRVGHYYQMNTTYLVGREKLREYARAVQDYNPAHWDVAAAAELGYSDVVAPLTFTSVPGMACNRRMFEEVVVGYDTYVQTEEVFEQHRPIVAGDELLVDVELTSVRRAAGRDLITVTNTFTDQAGERVHTLHTTVIGVTSEEIDPAVKTAVQSAMMHDVRFLEPHAADAAYEKTVRPDDEAPIAEQGTTRTPGTPSFDAVAVGDELPVRHAHLSRGDVVNYSGVAGDANPIHWDENLAKVAGLPDVIAHGMLTMGLGAGFVSAWSGDPGAVTRYAVRLSAPAVVPAIEGADIEFSGRIKSLDPETRTGVVILGAKSAGRKIFGLATLNVRFS, encoded by the coding sequence ATGACGACAGCAGAGACTTCGGCGCTCGAATCACGGGTCGGCCACTACTACCAGATGAACACCACGTACCTGGTGGGCCGTGAAAAGCTGCGCGAGTACGCCCGCGCGGTGCAGGACTACAACCCCGCGCACTGGGACGTCGCGGCCGCCGCGGAACTCGGCTATTCCGACGTGGTGGCGCCACTGACGTTCACGTCGGTCCCAGGCATGGCGTGCAATCGCCGCATGTTCGAAGAGGTTGTCGTCGGTTACGACACCTACGTACAGACCGAAGAAGTCTTCGAGCAGCACCGCCCGATCGTCGCGGGGGACGAACTGCTGGTCGATGTCGAACTGACATCGGTGCGTAGGGCCGCCGGCCGGGATCTGATCACCGTGACGAACACCTTCACCGACCAGGCGGGTGAGCGGGTACACACGCTGCACACCACCGTCATCGGCGTCACCAGCGAGGAAATTGATCCCGCGGTCAAGACCGCCGTGCAGAGCGCGATGATGCACGACGTCCGGTTCCTCGAACCCCACGCAGCCGACGCCGCCTACGAAAAGACGGTGCGGCCCGACGACGAGGCACCTATCGCCGAGCAAGGCACTACCCGCACGCCGGGGACGCCGTCCTTTGACGCCGTTGCGGTCGGCGACGAGCTGCCGGTCCGGCACGCACACCTGTCGCGCGGCGACGTGGTGAACTACTCCGGCGTAGCCGGCGACGCGAACCCGATTCACTGGGACGAAAATCTCGCCAAAGTGGCCGGGCTCCCCGACGTTATCGCGCACGGAATGCTCACCATGGGGTTGGGTGCCGGGTTCGTTTCCGCGTGGTCGGGCGACCCCGGTGCGGTCACCCGTTATGCGGTGCGGCTGTCAGCTCCCGCCGTCGTGCCGGCCATCGAGGGCGCAGACATCGAGTTCAGCGGCCGGATCAAGTCATTGGATCCGGAAACGCGCACCGGAGTCGTCATCCTCGGCGCGAAGTCGGCGGGGCGGAAGATTTTCGGTCTCGCGACCTTGAACGTCCGCTTCAGCTAG
- a CDS encoding SDR family NAD(P)-dependent oxidoreductase, producing MESVKGTNVLVTGAAMGLGKLFATQAVKEGAAAVVLWDANEVALKETAAELEKAGGTVHYATVDVTSQSAVAEAAERVRNDVGTIHVLFNNAGIVRGNGYFWENSTRDFTLTMEVNSIGPMLVAREFLPAMIESGAQCRVVNIASSAGLNAIPRMAAYAASKWAAIGFSDSVRLELEQAGHDKVKVTTVCPTYINTGMFEGAKGILFTPMLEQEEVVQRTWAAMLKGQPFVIMPWTSKMNKVLSAVLPIGLRDFYLRRVGVYNSMDEFSGHGQ from the coding sequence ATGGAGTCCGTCAAGGGGACCAACGTCCTAGTCACCGGTGCCGCTATGGGCCTTGGCAAGCTGTTCGCCACCCAGGCCGTCAAGGAGGGCGCCGCTGCCGTGGTCCTCTGGGACGCCAACGAGGTCGCCCTGAAGGAGACCGCGGCGGAGTTGGAAAAGGCCGGTGGGACCGTCCACTACGCGACCGTCGACGTCACCTCCCAGTCCGCGGTTGCCGAGGCGGCCGAGCGGGTGCGTAACGACGTCGGCACGATCCACGTGCTGTTCAACAACGCCGGGATCGTGCGCGGTAACGGCTACTTCTGGGAGAACTCGACGCGCGACTTCACGCTGACCATGGAGGTCAACTCCATTGGGCCCATGCTGGTGGCCCGGGAGTTCCTGCCGGCGATGATCGAGTCCGGGGCGCAATGTCGCGTCGTCAACATCGCCTCGTCGGCCGGGCTCAACGCCATTCCCCGCATGGCCGCATATGCCGCCTCCAAGTGGGCGGCGATCGGCTTCTCGGACTCGGTGCGACTGGAGCTGGAGCAGGCCGGGCACGACAAGGTGAAGGTGACGACGGTCTGCCCCACCTACATCAACACGGGCATGTTCGAGGGCGCCAAGGGCATCTTGTTCACGCCGATGCTCGAGCAGGAAGAGGTTGTCCAGCGGACCTGGGCGGCCATGTTGAAGGGCCAACCGTTCGTCATCATGCCGTGGACCTCGAAGATGAACAAAGTGCTGTCCGCGGTGCTGCCTATCGGGCTGCGCGACTTCTACCTCCGGCGCGTCGGTGTCTACAACTCCATGGACGAGTTCTCCGGGCACGGCCAGTAA